One Setaria viridis chromosome 7, Setaria_viridis_v4.0, whole genome shotgun sequence genomic region harbors:
- the LOC117862971 gene encoding uncharacterized protein isoform X1 has protein sequence MQIQNSPCSWQPPGPRQRRRSYANTTDGTNGSPCSNQPHQATEISQGVGSAIPHVDLPEDVLQHIHSLMPMRDAARAACVSRRFLGFWSCYPNLVFSQESLAARKQPLLWSNEHRGQYVISTTKQVLGNHSGIGVKTLELKLSSCNKDDISSSLLDAWLQAFVKPGISELVVLLPECDAPDHQYNFPYSLLYDETGSSLNSIQSLCLASCGFHPIKGPRMLGCSRSLTKVCLQKVGVTGNELGIFLSICIALERLNLSNCSMITSLKIPCVLQNLRVLRLRLCSALQTVESDAPNLSTIRYEGCRPLLKFSLGDSLETKGLKMHATCMEDMIQYTGSNLPSIAPNLETLVLSTVDEKLKAPVMNDKFKHLKHLVISLGKWGRFCAGYDFFSLACFLDACIALETFILRIEDGFIWYKRYLVVGKPDENSLQSMEEIPELRHGGLGNLRKATITGFCSAKSLVKLTCHILESASSLQCLLLDTSPGYDRKGSSTDRCWPMCLEALRDAERALSNVREYVEPKVPAGVELKVLGPCSRCHAMDAKAMEEAESRIPRGCFQYQEDGSLALVLIQPRS, from the exons ATGCAGATCCAGAACTCCCCGTGCTCTTGGCAGCCGCCggggccgcggcagcggcggcgatcGTACGCAAACACGA CAGATGGAACAAATGGCTCACCCTGCAGCAATCAACCACACCAAGCGACAGAGATTTCACAAGGCGTTGGCAGTGCGATACCACACGTTGATCTTCCAGAG GATGTCTTGCAGCACATACATTCCTTGATGCCAATGCGAGATGCAGCTCGTGCAGCCTGTGTGTCCAGGAGATTCCTAGGATTTTGGAGTTGCTACCCAAACCTGGTATTCAGTCAAGAAAGTCTGGCCGCACGCAAACAACCACTGTTGTGGAGTAATGAACATAGAGGTCAGTACGTTATCAGCACAACAAAACAGGTTCTTGGGAACCACTCCGGCATTGGAGTGAAGACGCTCGAGCTTAAGCTCTCATCTTGTAACAAGGATGACATCAGCAGCAGCCTTCTGGATGCCTGGCTCCAAGCCTTCGTCAAGCCCGGAATCTCTGAGCTCGTTGTGTTGCTGCCGGAGTGTGATGCACCTGATCATCAATATAACTTTCCCTACTCGCTTCTATATGATGAAACTGGGAGCAGTTTAAACTCAATTCAGTCTCTTTGCCTCGCCTCATGTGGTTTTCATCCCATAAAAGGTCCAAGGATGCTTGGTTGCTCGAGGAGCTTGACAAAAGTGTGCTTGCAAAAAGTTGGCGTAACTGGAAACGAATTAGGCATTTTTCTTTCCATCTGCATCGCTCTGGAAAGGCTGAATCTCTCCAACTGTAGCATGATAACTTCATTGAAAATACCTTGTGTTCTACAAAATCTCAGGGTCCTGCGACTACGATTGTGCAGCGCTCTGCAGACTGTCGAGAGCGATGCTCCGAATCTCTCCACCATCAGGTACGAAGGATGCCGCCCTTTGCTGAAATTCTCACTTGGAGACTCATTGGAGACAAAGGGGCTGAAGATGCATGCCACATGCATGGAAGATATGATTCAGTATACAGGCAGCAATCTTCCCTCCATTGCGCCAAATCTTGAAACGCTTGTTCTGTCAACAGTTGATGAG aagttAAAAGCGCCGGTGATGAATGATAAATTTAAACACCTCAAGCATCTTGTTATCAGCCTTGGCAAATGGGGTCGATTCTGCGCAGGCTATGACTTCTTTTCTCTGGCTTGTTTTCTTGATGCTTGTATTGCCTTGGAGACTTTCATCTTACGT ATTGAAGATGGTTTCATATGGTACAAGAGGTACCTTGTTGTCGGGAAACCGGACGAAAATTCATTGCAATCCATGGAGGAGATCCCGGAACTCCGCCATGGTGGCCTTGGAAACTTGAGGAAGGCAACCATCACTGGCTTCTGCTCTGCCAAGAGCCTGGTTAAGCTGACATGCCACATCCTTGAGAGCGCATCGTCGCTTCAATGCCTCTTGCTGGACACCTCTCCCGGCTACGACAGGAAGGGTTCCTCCACGGACAGGTGCTGGCCGATGTGCCTGGAGGCTCTCCGGGATGCCGAGAGGGCGCTTTCCAACGTGAGGGAATACGTCGAGCCAAAAGTCCCCGCAGGCGTTGAGCTGAAGGTTCTTGGGCCCTGCAGCCGATGCCATGCCATGGATGCCAAGGCTATGGAGGAGGCAGAATCGAGAATTCCACGAGGTTGTTTTCAGTATCAGGAAGACGGCAGCCTTGCCTTGGTTTTAATCCAGCCTAGGAGCTAA
- the LOC117862971 gene encoding uncharacterized protein isoform X2, translating into MQIQNSPCSWQPPGPRQRRRSYANTNGTNGSPCSNQPHQATEISQGVGSAIPHVDLPEDVLQHIHSLMPMRDAARAACVSRRFLGFWSCYPNLVFSQESLAARKQPLLWSNEHRGQYVISTTKQVLGNHSGIGVKTLELKLSSCNKDDISSSLLDAWLQAFVKPGISELVVLLPECDAPDHQYNFPYSLLYDETGSSLNSIQSLCLASCGFHPIKGPRMLGCSRSLTKVCLQKVGVTGNELGIFLSICIALERLNLSNCSMITSLKIPCVLQNLRVLRLRLCSALQTVESDAPNLSTIRYEGCRPLLKFSLGDSLETKGLKMHATCMEDMIQYTGSNLPSIAPNLETLVLSTVDEKLKAPVMNDKFKHLKHLVISLGKWGRFCAGYDFFSLACFLDACIALETFILRIEDGFIWYKRYLVVGKPDENSLQSMEEIPELRHGGLGNLRKATITGFCSAKSLVKLTCHILESASSLQCLLLDTSPGYDRKGSSTDRCWPMCLEALRDAERALSNVREYVEPKVPAGVELKVLGPCSRCHAMDAKAMEEAESRIPRGCFQYQEDGSLALVLIQPRS; encoded by the exons ATGCAGATCCAGAACTCCCCGTGCTCTTGGCAGCCGCCggggccgcggcagcggcggcgatcGTACGCAAACACGA ATGGAACAAATGGCTCACCCTGCAGCAATCAACCACACCAAGCGACAGAGATTTCACAAGGCGTTGGCAGTGCGATACCACACGTTGATCTTCCAGAG GATGTCTTGCAGCACATACATTCCTTGATGCCAATGCGAGATGCAGCTCGTGCAGCCTGTGTGTCCAGGAGATTCCTAGGATTTTGGAGTTGCTACCCAAACCTGGTATTCAGTCAAGAAAGTCTGGCCGCACGCAAACAACCACTGTTGTGGAGTAATGAACATAGAGGTCAGTACGTTATCAGCACAACAAAACAGGTTCTTGGGAACCACTCCGGCATTGGAGTGAAGACGCTCGAGCTTAAGCTCTCATCTTGTAACAAGGATGACATCAGCAGCAGCCTTCTGGATGCCTGGCTCCAAGCCTTCGTCAAGCCCGGAATCTCTGAGCTCGTTGTGTTGCTGCCGGAGTGTGATGCACCTGATCATCAATATAACTTTCCCTACTCGCTTCTATATGATGAAACTGGGAGCAGTTTAAACTCAATTCAGTCTCTTTGCCTCGCCTCATGTGGTTTTCATCCCATAAAAGGTCCAAGGATGCTTGGTTGCTCGAGGAGCTTGACAAAAGTGTGCTTGCAAAAAGTTGGCGTAACTGGAAACGAATTAGGCATTTTTCTTTCCATCTGCATCGCTCTGGAAAGGCTGAATCTCTCCAACTGTAGCATGATAACTTCATTGAAAATACCTTGTGTTCTACAAAATCTCAGGGTCCTGCGACTACGATTGTGCAGCGCTCTGCAGACTGTCGAGAGCGATGCTCCGAATCTCTCCACCATCAGGTACGAAGGATGCCGCCCTTTGCTGAAATTCTCACTTGGAGACTCATTGGAGACAAAGGGGCTGAAGATGCATGCCACATGCATGGAAGATATGATTCAGTATACAGGCAGCAATCTTCCCTCCATTGCGCCAAATCTTGAAACGCTTGTTCTGTCAACAGTTGATGAG aagttAAAAGCGCCGGTGATGAATGATAAATTTAAACACCTCAAGCATCTTGTTATCAGCCTTGGCAAATGGGGTCGATTCTGCGCAGGCTATGACTTCTTTTCTCTGGCTTGTTTTCTTGATGCTTGTATTGCCTTGGAGACTTTCATCTTACGT ATTGAAGATGGTTTCATATGGTACAAGAGGTACCTTGTTGTCGGGAAACCGGACGAAAATTCATTGCAATCCATGGAGGAGATCCCGGAACTCCGCCATGGTGGCCTTGGAAACTTGAGGAAGGCAACCATCACTGGCTTCTGCTCTGCCAAGAGCCTGGTTAAGCTGACATGCCACATCCTTGAGAGCGCATCGTCGCTTCAATGCCTCTTGCTGGACACCTCTCCCGGCTACGACAGGAAGGGTTCCTCCACGGACAGGTGCTGGCCGATGTGCCTGGAGGCTCTCCGGGATGCCGAGAGGGCGCTTTCCAACGTGAGGGAATACGTCGAGCCAAAAGTCCCCGCAGGCGTTGAGCTGAAGGTTCTTGGGCCCTGCAGCCGATGCCATGCCATGGATGCCAAGGCTATGGAGGAGGCAGAATCGAGAATTCCACGAGGTTGTTTTCAGTATCAGGAAGACGGCAGCCTTGCCTTGGTTTTAATCCAGCCTAGGAGCTAA
- the LOC140223504 gene encoding uncharacterized protein codes for FGLQISGSFNLMACLKEIPILKGNNYTEWRKKIEFSFVCGEVDWVLTTPRPQAPQKPVRAEGDDDATWQQKDRDYAPLELAYTLENKQWTTANKKCMALVKNTIEPAILGSITKCDSVTEYLEKIRNQFTGSSKIYATQLFKQLATERYNGGGTGIRDHILWMYNLAAQLKPMDLELKSGHIIHLVFASLPKEFDTFVVNYNMQPEQWDMEKMIAMCVQEEDRIRSSYGGSLHYVKDNRKKNANSSFKARGKAPMQQNHQKPLTIDKDQCLHFKKKGHYKKECPDWLKSIMAKRVFEIYLVD; via the exons ttTGGATTGcaaatttcaggatcattcaacttaatggcttgtctcaaagagatacccattctgaaaggcaacaactatacagaatggaggaagaagattgagttctccttcgtttgtggagaagttgactgggtgctgactACACCGCGGCcacaagctccacagaagccagtgagggctgaaggtgatgatgatgctacatggcagcaaaaggatagggactatgctccactggagttggcatacacccttgaaaacaaacagtggaccactgccaacaagaaatgtatggctttggtaaagaatacgattgagcctgctATTTTGGGCTCGATCACAAAGTGTGACTCCGTCACAGAGTACCTcgagaagataaggaatcagttcactggttcctcaaagatatatgctacccagctgttcaagcagctggccacagagaggtacaatggaggagggactggcataagagatcacatcttgtggatgtataacttggcagcacagttgaagccaatggatcttgagctcaagtctgggcacattattcatttggttttcGCTTCTCTGCCAAAAGAGTTTGACACCTTTGTTGTCAATtataacatgcagccagaacagtgggacatggaaaaaatgatagccatgtgcgtgcaggaagaggacagaattagatcctcatatggtggttcattacactatgtgaaggacaacaggaaaaagaatgctaactcctctttcaaggcacgAGGAAAGGCTCCTATGCAAcagaatcaccaaaagcctctcacaatagacaaagatcaatgtctacaCTTCAAGAAAAAAGGGCACTACAAGAAAGAATGtcccgactggttaaagtcaataatggcaaaaagag tattcgaaatctacttggtggattga